One window of Caldilineales bacterium genomic DNA carries:
- a CDS encoding 4Fe-4S dicluster domain-containing protein — translation MATTAQNWNPGKVTDKYPNVPYEEKLRLFQEVKADARYEDYLYGCYECGICVSACPSARFYDYSPRVITQTMAREDVNRMYEILVEDIWNCAQCFSCVRCPRQNSPGGLVTLIREIAVRNGIKETREVLQGYSRVIYKVMLKGNQVSPDMLQPDFFPDWGPWVRQFQGNMNLWRQAIPVDSLRGVTDAAWKTDERTLRELYTIWFETGNIELIAEVDEGLYELLLDVMQEALEEWE, via the coding sequence TTGGCTACGACTGCGCAAAACTGGAACCCCGGTAAGGTCACCGATAAGTACCCCAACGTCCCCTACGAGGAAAAACTGCGTTTATTCCAGGAAGTGAAGGCCGATGCCCGCTACGAGGACTACCTCTATGGCTGCTACGAGTGCGGCATCTGCGTCTCGGCCTGCCCCTCGGCCCGCTTCTACGACTACAGCCCGCGCGTCATCACCCAAACCATGGCCCGCGAGGATGTCAATCGCATGTACGAGATCCTGGTCGAGGACATCTGGAACTGCGCCCAGTGCTTCTCCTGCGTGCGCTGCCCGCGCCAGAACAGCCCCGGCGGCCTGGTCACTCTGATCCGCGAGATCGCGGTGCGCAACGGCATCAAGGAGACCCGCGAGGTGCTGCAAGGCTACAGCCGAGTGATCTACAAGGTCATGCTCAAGGGCAACCAGGTCTCGCCCGACATGCTGCAGCCCGATTTCTTCCCCGATTGGGGCCCCTGGGTGCGTCAGTTCCAGGGCAACATGAACCTGTGGCGACAAGCCATCCCCGTGGACAGCCTGCGCGGCGTCACCGACGCGGCCTGGAAGACCGACGAGCGCACCCTGCGCGAGCTCTACACGATCTGGTTCGAAACCGGCAACATCGAATTGATCGCCGAAGTGGATGAAGGGCTTTACGAACTGTTGCTGGATGTGATGCAAGAAGCGCTGGAGGAATGGGAATGA
- the gcvH gene encoding glycine cleavage system protein GcvH, whose amino-acid sequence MAKATKCEIPADLYYWIKEHVWVRREEDGSVTIGMTDAAQHIAGVVINAMPKKAGRGVQKGRSTGTVESGKWVGPVKAPVSGQIIAANETLASTPRALNEDPYGSGWFVRIQPDNWAGESADLVSGADGAAAYRQFLEDEGIACE is encoded by the coding sequence ATGGCAAAAGCGACGAAGTGCGAGATTCCTGCTGACCTGTACTACTGGATCAAAGAGCACGTGTGGGTGCGCCGGGAGGAGGATGGCAGCGTCACCATTGGCATGACCGACGCCGCCCAACACATCGCCGGCGTGGTGATCAACGCCATGCCCAAGAAGGCGGGCCGCGGCGTGCAGAAGGGGCGCAGCACCGGCACGGTAGAGAGCGGCAAGTGGGTCGGCCCAGTCAAGGCGCCCGTTTCGGGTCAGATCATCGCCGCCAACGAGACCCTGGCCAGCACGCCCCGAGCGCTGAACGAAGACCCCTACGGCAGCGGCTGGTTCGTGCGCATCCAGCCGGACAACTGGGCAGGCGAGAGCGCCGACCTGGTCAGCGGCGCCGACGGCGCAGCCGCCTATCGCCAGTTTTTGGAGGATGAAGGCATCGCTTGCGAGTAG
- a CDS encoding lipoate--protein ligase family protein → MSRTIRLLDLGEVAPLRSQTVYHTAAYALTEDSPDTIILVSPQTPYVCIGYHQDLEKEVDLAYCREHGLPVYRREVGGGAVYLDRGQIFTQWAFHRDRLPAALEARFDLYIRPLVETYRALGIEAYHRPINDIHVAGKKIGGTGAAQMGVAEVVVGSLMLTFDKATMAKVLKVPSEKMRDKIFESLEQYMTTIQEQLGQLPPRQEVKDLYVQKCRQILGVEIVPGAWTEEEESLAAELDARFASEEWLFQQGRLRQPGVKIHSDVQVVEKAFKAPGGLIRVVARLREGRIDDLSLSGDFTLLPSFALGALEQAVRGLSARRDSLTARLQEAYQRLGIQSPGVTPADFATAILAAADAQG, encoded by the coding sequence ATGTCTCGCACCATTCGTTTGCTTGATCTTGGCGAGGTGGCGCCGCTGCGCTCGCAGACCGTCTACCACACCGCGGCCTATGCCCTGACCGAGGACAGCCCCGATACGATCATCCTGGTCAGCCCGCAGACGCCCTACGTGTGCATCGGCTACCATCAGGATTTGGAGAAGGAAGTAGACCTGGCCTATTGCCGGGAGCATGGGCTGCCGGTCTACCGCCGCGAGGTGGGGGGCGGCGCCGTCTATCTCGACCGCGGCCAGATCTTCACGCAGTGGGCCTTCCACCGCGATCGCCTGCCCGCCGCGCTGGAGGCGCGCTTCGACCTCTACATCCGCCCGCTGGTGGAGACCTACCGGGCCCTGGGCATCGAGGCCTACCACCGCCCCATCAACGACATCCACGTCGCCGGCAAGAAGATCGGCGGCACCGGCGCCGCCCAGATGGGCGTCGCCGAGGTGGTGGTGGGCAGCCTGATGCTGACCTTCGACAAGGCCACCATGGCCAAGGTGCTCAAAGTCCCCTCGGAGAAGATGCGCGACAAGATCTTCGAGAGCCTGGAGCAGTACATGACCACCATCCAGGAGCAGTTGGGCCAGCTGCCCCCGCGCCAGGAGGTGAAAGACCTGTACGTGCAGAAGTGCCGCCAAATCCTGGGGGTCGAGATCGTGCCGGGCGCGTGGACGGAAGAGGAAGAAAGCCTGGCCGCCGAACTCGACGCCCGCTTCGCCTCGGAAGAATGGCTGTTCCAGCAGGGCCGCCTGCGCCAGCCGGGCGTCAAGATCCACAGCGATGTGCAGGTGGTGGAGAAGGCGTTCAAGGCCCCCGGCGGCCTCATCCGTGTGGTCGCCCGCCTGCGCGAGGGCCGCATTGACGACCTCAGCCTCAGCGGCGACTTCACCCTGCTGCCCTCCTTTGCCCTGGGCGCGCTGGAGCAGGCGGTGCGCGGCCTCAGCGCCCGGCGCGACTCCCTCACCGCCCGCCTGCAGGAGGCCTACCAGCGTCTGGGCATTCAGTCGCCGGGCGTGACGCCGGCCGATTTCGCCACCGCCATCCTGGCCGCCGCCGACGCGCAGGGTTGA
- a CDS encoding (Fe-S)-binding protein, whose translation MDAGLDKVVRILEKETAIIDGVDISGSWNRMFEQRVIWDYTPELIEKITGQPGGESFGWCYQCASCTPVCPVDMVGSYGPRRLFRDVQTGTDLFSADDLWLCTTCANCLRVCKKEVDMVQIMPAVRQQAVLNGFVPEELQKAFEDTARFGNPLGQPQRKRAAWTKQAEVEVPILKDLGRGVEVLWYVGSYPSYHPRGIDASAAAARIFHALGVDYGILGNEEKDDGDSQRLAGEAGLFEMLAEHNIEMFQKYDWQTLVVSGPHEYNAFKTQYPKMGFERPVQHYTQFLASQLERLRPLLQRPLPLRVTFHDPCYLGRHHGEYDAPRALLRAIPGLELVEMGRCRENGYCCGGGGGGMWLDSFSANHTTMRLSEKRVMEAAASGADVLAVCCPFEVSRFEDAAKNTGNGHLRVLDILELLDMSMR comes from the coding sequence ATGGACGCAGGACTAGACAAAGTTGTCCGCATTTTGGAAAAAGAAACCGCCATCATTGATGGCGTGGACATCTCCGGTTCCTGGAACCGCATGTTCGAGCAGCGCGTGATCTGGGACTATACGCCGGAACTGATCGAGAAGATCACCGGCCAGCCGGGGGGCGAGTCCTTCGGCTGGTGCTACCAGTGCGCCTCCTGCACGCCCGTTTGCCCGGTGGACATGGTGGGCAGCTACGGCCCGCGACGCCTGTTTCGGGACGTGCAGACCGGAACCGACCTCTTCAGCGCCGATGACCTGTGGCTGTGCACCACCTGCGCCAACTGCCTGCGCGTCTGCAAAAAAGAGGTGGACATGGTGCAGATCATGCCGGCGGTGCGCCAGCAGGCGGTCTTGAACGGGTTCGTGCCGGAGGAGCTGCAAAAGGCGTTCGAGGACACCGCCAGGTTCGGCAACCCCCTGGGCCAGCCGCAGCGCAAGCGCGCCGCCTGGACCAAACAGGCCGAGGTGGAGGTGCCGATCCTGAAGGACCTGGGCCGCGGGGTCGAGGTGCTCTGGTATGTCGGCTCCTACCCTTCCTATCACCCGCGCGGGATTGACGCCTCCGCCGCCGCCGCCCGCATCTTCCACGCCCTGGGCGTGGATTACGGCATCCTCGGCAACGAGGAGAAGGACGACGGCGATTCGCAGCGCCTGGCCGGCGAAGCGGGCCTCTTCGAGATGCTGGCCGAGCACAACATCGAGATGTTCCAGAAGTATGACTGGCAAACCCTGGTGGTGAGCGGGCCGCACGAGTACAACGCCTTCAAGACCCAGTATCCCAAGATGGGCTTCGAGCGCCCGGTGCAGCATTACACGCAGTTTCTGGCCAGCCAGCTCGAGCGGCTGCGCCCGCTGCTGCAACGCCCGCTGCCCCTGCGCGTCACCTTCCACGACCCCTGCTACCTGGGCCGGCATCATGGCGAATACGACGCGCCGCGGGCCTTGCTGCGGGCCATCCCCGGCCTGGAGCTGGTGGAGATGGGCCGCTGCCGCGAGAACGGCTACTGTTGCGGCGGCGGCGGCGGCGGCATGTGGCTCGATTCCTTCAGCGCCAACCACACCACCATGCGCCTCTCGGAAAAGCGGGTGATGGAGGCCGCGGCCAGCGGCGCCGACGTCCTGGCCGTCTGCTGTCCCTTCGAGGTCTCCCGCTTCGAGGACGCGGCCAAGAACACCGGCAACGGCCACCTGCGCGTGCTCGACATCCTGGAACTGCTGGATATGTCAATGCGCTAG
- a CDS encoding 4Fe-4S dicluster domain-containing protein, whose translation MLTTVEKLIFIALAAFFVGFLALRGFWGIYKIVRQGRPAPPLRDIPRRMLAALAQVALQQTIFRSRRLLSVFHAFIFFGFSYYFLINVTDLLEGFAPGFELLYGGEALAGAPTGLVNLYNLVGDILSVLTLLGMAIFLARRFVRRDQRLRFNPGVLLNPRVQAGAIQRDSLIVGGFILAHVGSRFLGQTLRLAEHGRADPFMPFASLTANLFSGLSPAALTTGIHATWWLAIGLIVLFFPYFVISKHIHLMVAPVNLGLAKQNPRGQLDPAAPPGSAAEPGARNLLDLGWPRLLDAYACIMCNRCNDVCPAHSLGSVLSPAAVEVNKRYLINQNFTALAGGSAAPLALTEHVIGPAGVWACTTCYACVRVCPVGNEPMADIVDIRRGLLLQGEGLDSGLQTALESLAKNGNWFGQGKRARPKWSKSLDFEIKDAATEEVDYLWFVGDTASFDSRVTPHTQTLARILQRAGVDFGTLGRAESNAGNDVRRAGEEGLFEQLMDENLKAFAAARFRRILTTDPHSLNTLRHEYRWNGSRSDVVHYSSLLLELFESGALRVEQPLSDVVATYHDPCYLGRYNGEYQAVRKLLQIMGATLHEMPRHGENSFCCGAGGGQIWMSSAPAGERPAENRIREAVTTLTASSADGKQANWLFVVSCPKDMIMFSDAVKTTGNEGVIAVQDLIQLVAQATGLDKS comes from the coding sequence TTGCTCACAACCGTCGAAAAACTGATTTTCATCGCGCTGGCGGCCTTTTTCGTCGGCTTCCTGGCCCTGCGCGGCTTTTGGGGCATCTACAAGATCGTCCGCCAGGGCCGGCCGGCGCCGCCCTTGCGCGACATCCCTCGGCGGATGCTCGCCGCCCTGGCGCAGGTGGCCCTGCAACAGACGATCTTCCGCTCCCGCCGTCTGTTGAGCGTCTTCCACGCCTTCATCTTCTTCGGCTTCAGCTACTACTTCCTGATCAATGTCACCGACCTGCTGGAAGGCTTCGCGCCCGGCTTCGAGCTGCTCTACGGCGGGGAGGCGCTGGCCGGCGCGCCGACGGGGCTGGTCAATCTCTACAACCTGGTGGGCGACATCCTCAGCGTGCTCACCCTGCTGGGCATGGCTATCTTCCTGGCGCGGCGGTTTGTGCGCCGCGACCAGCGCCTGCGCTTCAACCCCGGCGTCCTGCTGAACCCCCGCGTGCAGGCGGGCGCCATCCAGCGCGATTCGTTGATCGTGGGCGGGTTCATCCTGGCCCATGTCGGCTCCCGTTTCCTGGGGCAAACGCTGCGCCTGGCCGAGCATGGCCGGGCCGACCCTTTCATGCCCTTTGCCAGCCTGACGGCCAACCTGTTCAGCGGCCTCTCACCCGCCGCCCTGACCACCGGCATCCATGCCACCTGGTGGCTGGCGATTGGCCTGATCGTGCTCTTCTTCCCCTATTTCGTGATCAGCAAGCACATCCACCTGATGGTCGCGCCGGTCAACCTGGGGCTGGCCAAACAGAACCCGCGCGGCCAGCTCGACCCGGCGGCGCCGCCGGGCAGCGCGGCCGAGCCAGGGGCCAGGAACCTGCTCGATCTGGGCTGGCCGCGGCTGCTCGACGCCTACGCCTGCATCATGTGCAACCGCTGCAACGATGTCTGCCCCGCCCACAGCCTGGGCAGCGTGCTCTCCCCGGCGGCCGTCGAGGTGAACAAACGCTATCTGATCAACCAGAACTTCACGGCCCTGGCCGGCGGCAGCGCCGCGCCCCTGGCCCTGACCGAGCACGTGATCGGCCCGGCGGGGGTGTGGGCCTGCACCACCTGCTACGCCTGCGTGCGCGTCTGCCCGGTCGGCAACGAGCCGATGGCCGACATCGTGGACATCCGCCGCGGGCTGCTGCTGCAAGGCGAGGGGTTGGACAGCGGCCTGCAAACCGCCCTGGAATCGCTGGCCAAGAACGGCAACTGGTTCGGGCAGGGCAAGCGCGCCCGGCCCAAGTGGAGCAAGTCGCTGGACTTCGAGATCAAAGACGCGGCCACCGAGGAAGTGGATTACCTGTGGTTCGTGGGCGACACGGCCTCGTTCGACAGCCGGGTGACGCCGCACACGCAGACCCTCGCCCGCATCCTGCAGCGCGCCGGGGTGGATTTCGGCACACTGGGCCGGGCCGAGAGCAACGCCGGCAACGATGTGCGCCGGGCCGGGGAAGAGGGCCTGTTCGAGCAGTTGATGGACGAGAACCTCAAGGCTTTTGCCGCCGCCCGCTTCCGCCGCATCCTCACCACCGACCCGCACTCCCTCAACACCCTGCGCCACGAGTATCGCTGGAACGGCAGCCGTAGCGACGTCGTGCACTACAGCAGCCTGCTGCTGGAATTGTTCGAGTCGGGGGCGCTGCGGGTCGAGCAGCCGCTCTCCGATGTCGTGGCCACCTACCATGACCCCTGCTACCTGGGGCGCTACAACGGCGAGTATCAGGCCGTGCGCAAGCTGCTGCAGATCATGGGCGCGACCCTGCACGAGATGCCGCGCCACGGCGAGAATTCGTTCTGCTGCGGGGCCGGCGGCGGCCAGATCTGGATGAGCAGCGCGCCCGCGGGCGAGCGCCCGGCCGAGAACCGCATCCGCGAGGCGGTGACGACCCTGACGGCCAGCAGCGCCGACGGAAAACAGGCAAACTGGCTGTTTGTGGTATCATGTCCCAAGGATATGATCATGTTCTCCGACGCGGTGAAGACCACCGGCAACGAGGGCGTGATCGCAGTGCAAGACCTGATCCAACTGGTGGCGCAAGCGACCGGGCTGGACAAATCCTGA
- a CDS encoding electron transfer flavoprotein subunit alpha/FixB family protein, whose product MSQDILVVAEHLDGKIADISFEMTGKARELAAALGGRVSVLLLGSGMEAQAAGFAADATLYLDDPRLAHYNPQAYQRVIAAVVAERAPRLVMLGYSSVGMDVAAWLSVKSERPCIAYVNQLAVENGAIVARSQLYGGKLTAESAPQGKNLIVTIMAGAFAAEAGRGAAPVQAIAAPIALDGLRTRFVELIKPEAGDVDITAEEKLVAVGRGVGGAEGVELAGELAEALGAVVAASRPVTDAGWLPKSRQVGKSGLTVRPKLYLMLGISGAPEHLEGMKDADLIIAVNSDANAPIFNVAHYGATQDLFEVAEAMLAAL is encoded by the coding sequence ATGAGCCAGGACATTCTCGTCGTCGCCGAACATCTGGACGGCAAGATCGCCGACATCTCCTTCGAGATGACCGGCAAGGCCAGGGAGCTGGCTGCGGCCCTGGGCGGGCGGGTCAGCGTCCTGCTGTTGGGCAGCGGGATGGAGGCGCAGGCGGCCGGCTTCGCCGCCGACGCCACGCTCTATCTCGATGACCCGCGGCTGGCCCACTACAACCCCCAGGCCTACCAGCGGGTGATTGCCGCCGTGGTCGCCGAACGTGCGCCGCGGCTGGTCATGCTCGGCTACTCCTCGGTCGGCATGGATGTGGCGGCCTGGCTGTCGGTCAAGAGTGAGCGGCCCTGCATCGCCTACGTCAATCAGCTGGCGGTCGAAAATGGCGCCATCGTCGCCCGCAGCCAATTGTACGGCGGCAAGCTGACCGCCGAGAGCGCGCCGCAGGGCAAAAACCTCATCGTCACCATCATGGCCGGGGCCTTTGCCGCCGAGGCGGGGCGCGGCGCCGCCCCTGTGCAGGCCATCGCCGCGCCGATCGCTCTGGACGGCCTGCGCACGCGCTTCGTCGAGCTGATTAAGCCGGAGGCGGGCGATGTGGACATCACCGCCGAGGAGAAGCTGGTGGCGGTGGGCCGCGGCGTCGGCGGGGCAGAGGGCGTGGAGCTGGCCGGGGAGTTGGCCGAGGCGCTGGGCGCGGTGGTGGCCGCGTCACGCCCCGTGACCGACGCCGGTTGGCTGCCGAAGAGCCGGCAGGTGGGCAAGTCGGGCCTGACCGTGCGGCCCAAGCTCTACCTGATGTTGGGCATCTCCGGCGCGCCGGAGCACCTGGAAGGCATGAAGGACGCCGATCTGATCATCGCCGTCAACAGCGACGCCAACGCCCCCATCTTCAACGTCGCCCATTACGGCGCCACGCAAGACCTGTTCGAAGTGGCCGAGGCGATGTTGGCGGCTTTGTAG
- a CDS encoding FAD-dependent oxidoreductase, protein MSKNIMIVGGGPAGLEAARTIADLGYPAILVEKRARLGGTPDEEQYAKLTHHFRDAEEAMGEMVAAASGPGVQVLTSTRVVGLEGEAGNFRVTVQNGGAPQTIEAGALILATGFKHFDPGRETQYYNYYSYPDVITIADLEGMLKAHKVVRLSNGETPKRVAFIQCVGSRDRQIGNEYCSKVCCGIASKQAIEIRQLLPDTQVFIFYIDMRMYGYWENELYWPAQEQYKVNYVKGLASEILAKGDRLLIRGEDTTMSRPMEVLVDLVVLSVGMEPSDGTREMARVLGVTQNKYGFIAAGGPGGLDPVATSRPGVFVVGAAAGPSDMDDSISTAGLAAARAVALVRRQ, encoded by the coding sequence ATGTCCAAGAACATCATGATTGTCGGCGGCGGCCCGGCCGGGCTGGAGGCGGCCCGCACCATCGCCGACCTGGGCTATCCCGCCATCCTGGTGGAGAAGCGCGCCCGCCTGGGCGGCACGCCGGATGAAGAGCAGTACGCCAAACTCACCCACCATTTTCGCGACGCCGAGGAGGCGATGGGCGAGATGGTCGCCGCGGCCAGCGGCCCCGGCGTGCAGGTTCTGACTAGCACGCGGGTGGTGGGCCTGGAAGGCGAGGCCGGCAACTTTCGGGTGACCGTGCAGAATGGCGGCGCCCCGCAGACCATCGAGGCCGGCGCCCTGATCCTGGCTACCGGCTTCAAGCACTTCGACCCCGGCCGCGAGACCCAATACTACAACTATTACAGCTATCCCGACGTGATCACCATCGCCGACCTGGAAGGGATGCTGAAGGCGCACAAGGTGGTGCGGCTTTCCAACGGCGAGACGCCGAAACGGGTGGCGTTCATCCAATGCGTCGGCTCGCGCGACCGCCAGATCGGCAACGAGTACTGCTCGAAGGTCTGCTGCGGCATCGCCAGCAAACAGGCGATCGAAATCCGCCAGCTGCTGCCCGACACGCAGGTGTTCATCTTCTACATTGACATGCGCATGTACGGCTATTGGGAGAACGAGCTGTACTGGCCGGCGCAGGAGCAGTACAAAGTCAACTACGTCAAGGGCCTGGCCAGCGAAATCCTGGCCAAAGGCGACCGCCTGTTGATCCGCGGCGAGGACACCACCATGAGCCGCCCGATGGAAGTGCTGGTGGACCTGGTGGTGCTGTCGGTGGGCATGGAGCCGAGCGACGGCACGCGTGAGATGGCCCGCGTGCTCGGCGTGACGCAGAACAAGTACGGTTTCATCGCCGCCGGCGGGCCGGGCGGCCTGGATCCGGTGGCGACCTCGCGGCCCGGCGTTTTCGTCGTCGGCGCCGCGGCCGGCCCCTCCGACATGGACGATTCCATCTCCACCGCCGGTCTGGCCGCGGCCCGCGCCGTCGCCCTGGTGCGCAGGCAGTAG
- the nrfD gene encoding polysulfide reductase NrfD — translation MPLGVYRTWVKYVETGQFPDTRRHFQVTRCNHCANPPCVRICPVAAMYQRRDGIVEFDPSVCIGCKACMQACPYEAIYIDPDSHTAAKCHYCAHRVEIGLEPSCVVVCPEHAILAGDLDDPDSEISRTLASNRVAVRKPEQGTRPKLFYIEGTHWSLHPTATADSPATFLWADVLPRHGQADAGHAPSQPANGRPQSAGQTAQVAYNAQHKIPWHWPVPAYLVTKAVATGSFIALALAAGLGLATFHAPTFLLGGFLSLLFTLITTLFLVLDLEHPRRFLLILTRPQWRSWLTRGAFILIGFTIVAGVWWLLEAATSLRWLPPDLAATLRPALLWTGALLAAGGAAYTAFLFGQAEGRDLWQSSLLPLHLLVQAGLAGSGLLAIMGLLAPPPADFAGFVRVFFLAMLLLDLALTLVGEFGMSHASEVAARAAHAIRRGRYRRHFWLGGIGLGRLLPLALLLVNAPLASALAAVAAIAGLFVYEYIFIMAPQEIPNS, via the coding sequence GTGCCCCTGGGCGTCTATCGCACCTGGGTCAAATACGTCGAGACCGGCCAGTTTCCCGACACCCGCCGCCACTTCCAGGTCACGCGCTGCAATCACTGCGCCAACCCGCCCTGCGTGCGCATCTGCCCGGTGGCGGCCATGTACCAGCGGCGCGATGGCATCGTTGAGTTCGACCCCAGCGTCTGCATCGGCTGCAAAGCCTGCATGCAGGCCTGCCCCTACGAGGCCATCTACATTGACCCCGACAGCCACACCGCGGCAAAATGTCATTACTGCGCCCACCGCGTCGAAATCGGGCTGGAGCCTTCGTGCGTGGTCGTCTGCCCGGAGCACGCCATCCTCGCCGGCGACCTCGACGACCCCGACTCGGAGATCAGCCGCACGCTGGCCAGCAACCGCGTGGCCGTGCGCAAACCCGAACAGGGCACGCGGCCCAAGCTGTTCTACATCGAAGGCACCCACTGGAGCTTGCACCCCACCGCCACCGCGGACAGCCCCGCCACCTTCCTCTGGGCCGATGTACTGCCGCGGCATGGCCAGGCGGACGCGGGTCATGCCCCCAGCCAGCCCGCCAACGGGCGCCCGCAGTCGGCGGGGCAGACGGCGCAGGTGGCCTACAACGCCCAGCACAAGATCCCCTGGCACTGGCCGGTGCCCGCCTATCTGGTGACCAAAGCCGTGGCCACGGGCAGCTTCATCGCCCTGGCCCTGGCGGCGGGGCTGGGGCTGGCGACCTTCCACGCTCCCACCTTCCTGCTGGGCGGCTTCCTCTCGCTGCTCTTCACGCTGATCACCACGCTGTTCCTCGTCCTCGATCTCGAACATCCCCGCCGTTTTCTCCTCATCCTGACGCGGCCGCAGTGGCGCAGCTGGTTGACGCGGGGCGCCTTCATCCTGATCGGCTTTACCATCGTCGCCGGGGTGTGGTGGCTGCTGGAGGCGGCAACCAGCCTGCGCTGGCTGCCCCCTGATCTGGCGGCGACGCTGCGCCCCGCCTTGCTCTGGACGGGCGCGCTGCTGGCGGCGGGCGGCGCCGCCTACACCGCCTTCCTGTTCGGCCAGGCCGAGGGCCGCGACCTGTGGCAGAGCAGCTTGCTGCCCCTGCATCTGCTGGTGCAGGCGGGGCTGGCCGGCAGCGGTCTGCTGGCGATCATGGGGCTGTTGGCGCCGCCGCCGGCCGATTTCGCCGGATTCGTGCGCGTCTTCTTCCTGGCCATGCTGCTGCTCGACCTGGCGCTGACCCTGGTGGGCGAGTTTGGCATGTCGCACGCCAGCGAGGTCGCGGCCCGCGCCGCCCATGCCATCCGCCGCGGCCGCTACCGCCGGCATTTCTGGCTGGGCGGCATCGGCCTGGGCCGCCTGCTGCCCCTGGCCCTGCTCCTGGTCAATGCGCCCCTGGCCAGCGCCCTGGCCGCCGTGGCCGCCATCGCTGGCCTCTTCGTCTACGAGTACATTTTCATCATGGCCCCGCAAGAAATCCCCAATTCCTGA